DNA from Quercus lobata isolate SW786 chromosome 1, ValleyOak3.0 Primary Assembly, whole genome shotgun sequence:
CCGTTTGGCATATAATCATAGACCAAAAGGAGTTCACCTTGTCGCCGGCAGTATCCTAGGAGCTGCACCAAGTTCCTGTGCCTCAGCCTGCCCAAGCTAATGATTTCAGCCACAAATTCCTTTATCCCTTGTTTTGAATCATGGGAGACTTTCTTGACTGCAATTTGTATATTGGAAGAAGGAAGAATTCCTCTATAAACCTTTCCAAAACCTCCTGCTCCAAGAAGCTCTTTGTCTAAGAAACCTTTGGTTGCTTTGTAGAGATTCTTATAGATGAACCTGTGAGGACCATACTCCCGTTCCCAATCTTCACGTATTTCTTCATACTTCTTCCTTCTTATAATGTAAGCAGCTCCAGTAATTGTTATTAGCACAAGTATTACTGCTATGACCAAAACCATGATCATTAGTACCGGTATCTCTTTTGTTTTCCGTTGTTGAGGAAGTGGAGGAAGCTTCGAAACATCAAGGCTTTGTGCTTGTCCACTTTTATTAAAGCTCCATCCAAGAACATAGTGGTCGCTTGTAACAAGTGTGCCAGTGGCTGAAGAGAAACCAACATACATAGATTCCAAGAGATACTGAGACAGATCAATAGGTTTTGACATCAGAGGCCGGTTTGGTTTTGGGATTCCTTTCGGGGCTAGTGTTACACTCAGTAACTTTTCTGCCTCATCATAGTCTATCCAAAGATGCATTGGATTCCCACTTGTGAGCCCCAAGCTTATATTCTTCCCTTCTTTATTGGAAAAATACATTGCAGAAGCTGAATCAGTTGAGTTCAGGCTATTCACATCAATTCCCACATGATTTTTATCAATATCTCCAAATTCTGGATTCAGAGCAGTGTCAAGCTCGATGGCCAAAATGTGGTTTGAAGTAAGGCCTTCATTTGAAGAATTGAACAGTCCTAGATACTGATTTCCTACAACGTTGGTAAAGTTACTTGACGGACTGATGGTGAAGGCCATGCCGTGACCTCCAACATTTGGTACTTGTGGAACAACGGCGAATACAAAGTTTgtagaaaatgagagagatggaCTTAAACCTGAGGAAGTTGTGTTGAATTTTAAAGGAAATTGGAAGAAAGCGTGACCAACTTGCGGGTATGAAATGTTTACGGTATTGGTTAGCTGCAGTAGGCCATTGCTGGTAATTTTAGCAGATCCATCAAGATGCAGCTTGGCTTGAAGGAAGCCATTGTAGATGAATTGGTTTTCATTTTGAGCAAAGGCCAGAGGAATATTGGAAACATAGAGAATTATCAGAAAGTGAAGTGATCTAAGGATTGTAGCCATTGGGAAAAGTTGGAAAAGGCTCATTTTTGTGAAGAGAAGGCTTTTGGTTATTTTAAAAGTCTCAGACTCAGAGAAATGAGTCTTTTTCTTTCCCCAAGTTAAACATCAGTATGTATGTTGCCATAGTCGTGGGCTAACCAAACAATTTAGTCAGAAAGTAGATAAGAGTgtcaaattttctatttcttctGCTAGCTTAAATTCTTTATATTCTGTCAATTGGTCAATGAGATGTAATCATGTTTGTAATGTTTGGTAGAACTCTTGTCTATCAATCAGCAACAAACTTTGACACCGCTGCTAGGAGCAGTCATGGTTGCTGTCTGAATTGACTCTAAGCAACGTCTAGGCTTCTAGATGCTTGGTTATTTACATGCTGTCTGAAAATGGCAGGACTTATTTATCTGTATTGTTGCCAATCTCAATAAAGAGAAGTATTTCTGAATTTTATCATaattagttttctatttttcatcaCAGTTTCGGTTGTCTGCACTACTGATTTCTGGTAGAAATTTTGGTATTGTAGCTCTTTTCTGCAAATTTCTCCTTTCTAATAGGTTTATCAGTTTGTGTTATGACTTATGAACTTAACACGGGTGCGTATGAAATGCACTTGTGAAGATACATACacactcagagagagagagaccattCTTTTAAGTCTCTTGGACTTGAATATGTTAAAGAGCAATGATCCTTCGAGGTGTGCCAGTGCCATTGCAAGTTTAGAGAATGGGTTCCtattaaatgaaatttttttcattggagaaaaaaaaaaaaaaaagactttttaaAATACTACTTAATCAACCCCCTTTCTATGCCATGGTGACTTTCACAAAGTAATTgagtttgaaaaaaatgaatttgaggTGGTGAACTGAACAGtttatattatctatatttaatttattcaaataaaaaatagagagaaaatataaagggaaaaaaaaaaagtgtatgaTATGTTGGATGAGATGGCACAATAGGAGGCCtgaaaaattaattgtaaaGCTTTCGTTATTAGATATATCATAGATATAATTTGCCCAAATTCAtaaacttaaacttttgggttGAATGGCATccatatatgttatattaagaCCTCAAATAGAATCTCCTAAGGTATTATctctcaaacttttttttatgaataacaTTTCATTCAAAACTAGAAAGATAGAAAATGctgtttttcataaacaatgaacacaaacataaaaaagtaatagaagaaatattcttttttaaacaaagtttaactacaaactTGGATGTAACTAATGACTACAACTcgtactaaaaaaattaatataattacacattttgaaaatgcaaccgttagattacatgttctttatgtccttaacatgcatgtcaaatttcgtatctatcgaatattatttactattcgatttataaacttattttgtatgaataattttaattataaaaacttgaaatttaaacatttgattgatgacatatatagttattgatctttgattttttggaaattttgcaagcatagaaaatataagaagaaaatacaaTCTAATGAtgattttgtcaaaattcacatccaatgtTTTTGTCTGCAAAGTTTTTGTCTTATGCTACcaatatatatttctcttaatCCACACATGGTCAGTATGAACAGCCGAGCAGGAAAAATGGTTGTTTTAATCCCTTCTTGAATTCATACACACAAAAGACGGAATGATATCTCTACTATTCCTTAGCacaccattttagaaaagtgtATAGGACCTTAGCATCGCttgaaatgaacaaaagaaaactctagaaattaaaattttccatgtGAAAAATACTTGTGAGTACAAGATCTTGGGAAGGTTGCTTTTTCATGCTATAGGCACCTGTGAGCAACTATTTGTTACTTCAATGGTTCAGATCAAACccttatttcaatttgatctaTTAGAAGCAGTCAAAACATATACTTCacaagaaatttatttggatAGAGGCATTTGAAAATAGATTACATTGCTTTTAAAGTGAATCTTTTTTAGAAATAAGTCAATAACGTTTCAAGACTGGCAATTCAGTTGAAAATTTACAAGTCAGTTTAGATTTTACAGGCACTGGTCTTGTACTTCTACAGTTCTACTGAATGTTTCTCCATACGATgagtaaaagaaaatgaaggttTTGGATATTAAGGATTTGATg
Protein-coding regions in this window:
- the LOC115994431 gene encoding L-type lectin-domain containing receptor kinase IV.2-like, coding for MSLFQLFPMATILRSLHFLIILYVSNIPLAFAQNENQFIYNGFLQAKLHLDGSAKITSNGLLQLTNTVNISYPQVGHAFFQFPLKFNTTSSGLSPSLSFSTNFVFAVVPQVPNVGGHGMAFTISPSSNFTNVVGNQYLGLFNSSNEGLTSNHILAIELDTALNPEFGDIDKNHVGIDVNSLNSTDSASAMYFSNKEGKNISLGLTSGNPMHLWIDYDEAEKLLSVTLAPKGIPKPNRPLMSKPIDLSQYLLESMYVGFSSATGTLVTSDHYVLGWSFNKSGQAQSLDVSKLPPLPQQRKTKEIPVLMIMVLVIAVILVLITITGAAYIIRRKKYEEIREDWEREYGPHRFIYKNLYKATKGFLDKELLGAGGFGKVYRGILPSSNIQIAVKKVSHDSKQGIKEFVAEIISLGRLRHRNLVQLLGYCRRQGELLLVYDYMPNGSLDKFLYSNEKPNLNWLQRFRILRGVASGLLYLHEDWEQVVLHRDIKASNVLLDAELNGRLGDFGLSRLYDHGTNPQTTHVVGTVGYLAPELTRTRRATTCTDVFAFGAFMLEVACGRRPVEQQGLTEEVILVDWVFECWRKGSILDASDPRLEGNYVVEEMKLVLKLGLLCSQSMPAARPSMRQVTQFLDGNANLPELPNEGGCFGTFKGNEAFDFLLSIPSTSGKGSAASLSSTDSILISGR